One Spirochaetota bacterium genomic region harbors:
- a CDS encoding TatD family deoxyribonuclease, with protein MTCIDSHAHFDLCVEEGMPEDALLSGMEAAGVRYAVQVSIDPAGFAFSREFARRNRERGAYFTLGIHPSTAADEGALGMLEGEVVSVMGSDDAPLLFGIGEAGLDYYRLRRPREEQARAFEFQAALATRLGLPLIVHSRDALDDTLALLARVRPAKGVMHCFSGDSRAARRVLDLGFMISFAGNLTYKAALDLQDAACFVPLDRVLLETDAPFLTPVPLRGRKNRPEHVAHTYAYFASLRGEPVEMIAESVEANFFSLLGR; from the coding sequence ATGACCTGCATCGATTCACACGCGCACTTCGATCTCTGCGTCGAGGAGGGGATGCCCGAGGACGCGCTCCTTTCCGGCATGGAGGCGGCCGGGGTGCGTTATGCGGTACAGGTCTCGATCGACCCCGCGGGTTTCGCGTTCTCGCGCGAGTTCGCGCGGCGCAACAGGGAGCGGGGTGCGTACTTCACGCTGGGCATCCATCCTTCGACCGCTGCGGACGAAGGGGCGCTGGGCATGCTCGAGGGAGAGGTGGTATCGGTCATGGGGTCGGACGATGCCCCCCTGCTCTTCGGCATAGGGGAGGCGGGACTCGATTATTACCGGTTGCGCAGGCCCCGGGAGGAACAGGCGCGCGCCTTCGAATTCCAGGCCGCGCTCGCCACCCGGCTGGGGCTCCCGCTCATAGTACACTCGCGCGACGCGCTCGATGACACGCTGGCACTCCTCGCGCGGGTGCGGCCCGCGAAGGGGGTCATGCATTGTTTTTCCGGGGACTCCCGCGCCGCGCGCCGCGTGCTGGACCTGGGCTTCATGATATCCTTCGCGGGCAACCTAACCTACAAAGCCGCGCTCGACCTTCAAGATGCCGCGTGTTTCGTCCCGCTCGACCGCGTTCTCCTCGAAACGGACGCGCCCTTTCTCACCCCCGTACCCCTGCGCGGCAGGAAGAACCGCCCGGAGCATGTCGCCCACACCTACGCGTACTTCGCCTCCCTGCGCGGAGAACCCGTGGAAATGATCGCGGAATCCGTGGAGGCGAATTTTTTCTCGCTCCTTGGGCGATAG
- a CDS encoding DUF1499 domain-containing protein — translation MFGCSGTPPHNLGVHDGRLSPCPDKPNCVSTISEDPRHRMKPISYDGELKAAREKLIGVIGSMKRTRIVTAEDAYLHVEFTSALFRFVDDVEFLFDDARKIIHFRSASRLGNGDMGVNRKRMKEVRTRFGEQAPIRLPE, via the coding sequence ATGTTCGGATGCTCGGGGACTCCGCCGCACAACCTGGGGGTGCACGACGGCAGGCTCTCACCCTGCCCGGACAAGCCCAACTGCGTATCGACGATAAGCGAGGACCCGCGTCACAGAATGAAACCGATTTCATATGATGGAGAGCTGAAAGCGGCGCGTGAAAAGCTCATCGGCGTGATCGGTTCCATGAAGAGGACCAGGATCGTGACGGCGGAGGACGCATACCTGCACGTGGAGTTCACCTCGGCGCTGTTCCGCTTCGTGGACGACGTCGAGTTCCTGTTCGACGACGCGCGGAAGATCATTCACTTCCGCTCGGCCTCGCGGCTGGGGAATGGGGACATGGGGGTCAACAGGAAGCGCATGAAAGAGGTGCGCACGCGGTTCGGGGAACAGGCGCCGATTCGCCTACCTGAATAA